A window of the Flavobacterium sangjuense genome harbors these coding sequences:
- the cobA gene encoding uroporphyrinogen-III C-methyltransferase, with translation MIQKIKTGKVILAGAGPGDPDLISVKALKCLQTADVILTDRLVSPILIEENAKKDAVVIYVGKQCSKGIHTPQQDINELMVKFALQNKLVLRLKGGDSCLFSNILDELEALVANNIRYEIIPGISAAFGAAAYTGIPLTARGFSRGVRFLTLYDLKNVTKNQWTDWSETEDTLVFYMSGQKLSTLTNYLLDNHISHNKGIAVVQQATTPNQKTQIFSFAALSKKNLPDFEFVPTLIIIGNVVNLHQQYNWFKESNAKDSYFDNHKTIYQDAV, from the coding sequence ATGATACAGAAGATAAAAACAGGAAAAGTAATTTTGGCTGGTGCCGGTCCGGGTGATCCCGATTTAATTAGCGTCAAGGCATTAAAATGCCTGCAAACGGCAGATGTGATATTAACAGATCGTCTGGTTTCTCCAATTTTAATCGAGGAAAATGCCAAAAAGGATGCTGTTGTAATTTATGTTGGTAAACAATGTTCAAAAGGAATTCATACACCACAACAAGACATCAATGAGTTGATGGTGAAGTTTGCCCTTCAAAACAAATTGGTTTTACGATTAAAAGGTGGCGATTCCTGTTTGTTTTCTAACATTTTAGATGAATTAGAAGCATTAGTAGCCAACAACATTCGTTACGAAATCATTCCCGGAATTTCTGCAGCATTTGGTGCTGCGGCATACACTGGAATTCCATTAACAGCTAGAGGATTTTCCCGCGGTGTCCGATTTTTAACATTGTATGATTTAAAAAATGTTACTAAAAATCAGTGGACAGATTGGTCAGAAACCGAAGATACCTTGGTGTTTTACATGTCAGGACAAAAGCTTTCTACTTTAACTAACTATTTATTAGATAATCATATTAGTCATAATAAAGGTATAGCAGTTGTGCAACAAGCAACTACTCCAAATCAAAAAACGCAAATTTTCAGTTTTGCGGCACTTTCAAAAAAGAACCTGCCTGACTTTGAATTTGTGCCAACACTAATTATCATTGGAAATGTAGTGAATCTTCATCAACAATATAATTGGTTTAAAGAAAGTAATGCTAAAGATTCCTATTTCGATAATCATAAAACAATATACCAAGATGCTGTCTGA
- a CDS encoding sulfate adenylyltransferase subunit 1, whose product MNTLRFITAGNVDDGKSTLIGRLLYDSDSIHTDQLGILQKQTKLKNVDIDLSLITDGLRAEREQGITIDVAYKYFATKNRKFIIADAPGHEQYTRNMITGASNSDVIIVLIDARKGITEQTKRHASIGSLMGIKKIIVAVNKIDLVNYSQSIFKQIKADFEKLKSELNYNEIHYIPLSALAGDNVVTVSENTNWYNGQPLLAILENINPDTTKNLDSRFQVQLVIRPRDEENHDYRGYAGLVLSGTYKTGDTVTILPANLETKIDKIEKNLQEVTIAAAGDNVVLHFENNIDISRGDTVVLSNKLPTESNQIKTWISWLDNTPLHLNKTYLLQHRFRNVRVKVQQIEQKWNVNDWKFTQSDEIKLNDIAQITIKTSQPLFFDSFDENPKTGNAILIDETTYNTVGSLMFI is encoded by the coding sequence ATGAACACACTAAGATTTATAACCGCAGGAAATGTTGATGATGGCAAAAGTACTCTGATTGGTCGACTACTATACGATTCTGATAGTATTCACACTGACCAATTGGGTATTTTACAAAAACAGACCAAACTAAAGAACGTTGATATTGATTTATCATTGATTACCGATGGTCTTCGTGCGGAAAGAGAACAAGGAATTACGATAGATGTTGCCTATAAATATTTTGCTACCAAAAATAGAAAATTCATTATAGCTGACGCGCCGGGACATGAGCAGTATACACGGAATATGATTACCGGAGCTTCCAATTCTGATGTGATTATTGTTTTGATAGATGCAAGAAAAGGTATTACAGAACAAACGAAACGTCACGCCAGCATTGGTTCGTTGATGGGAATCAAAAAGATTATCGTCGCAGTAAATAAAATTGATTTGGTGAATTATTCGCAATCCATATTTAAGCAAATTAAAGCCGACTTTGAAAAATTGAAATCGGAATTAAACTATAACGAAATCCACTATATTCCTCTAAGTGCGTTGGCTGGAGATAACGTAGTAACCGTTTCAGAAAACACAAACTGGTACAATGGGCAACCATTATTAGCCATTTTGGAAAATATAAATCCGGATACTACCAAAAATTTAGATTCTCGTTTTCAGGTGCAGTTAGTTATACGTCCAAGAGATGAAGAAAATCACGATTATCGAGGTTATGCCGGTTTGGTATTGAGCGGGACATATAAAACCGGTGACACTGTAACCATACTTCCGGCTAATTTGGAAACTAAAATTGATAAAATTGAAAAAAACCTGCAAGAAGTAACTATTGCCGCTGCTGGTGATAATGTAGTGCTTCATTTTGAAAACAATATCGACATCAGTCGTGGCGATACCGTTGTTTTATCAAATAAACTACCAACAGAATCAAATCAAATTAAAACATGGATTTCTTGGTTAGACAATACGCCACTCCATTTAAATAAAACTTATTTGTTGCAACATCGATTTAGAAATGTTAGAGTAAAAGTGCAACAAATAGAACAAAAATGGAATGTTAACGATTGGAAATTCACACAATCGGATGAAATAAAGTTAAATGACATTGCTCAAATAACCATCAAAACAAGTCAGCCTTTATTTTTTGATTCTTTTGATGAAAACCCAAAAACGGGCAATGCAATTTTAATTGACGAAACCACTTATAATACTGTTGGATCCTTAATGTTTATATAA
- a CDS encoding phosphoadenylyl-sulfate reductase, giving the protein MQNQFLESLDGQINIEESLKNLSTQVSGKIVFSTSFGIEDQVLSHIIFQNKIENIEVFTLDTGRLFPQTYAVWDKTLLQYKATIKAYYPNNEKVENYVNGNGINAFYNSVELRKECCFIRKVEPLTRALKDVSIWITGLRAEQSDNRSDLKKIEWDEERQLYKYNPLLDWTTEEVVNYLKKHGVPYNTLHDENFVSIGCAPCTRATQPGEDFRAGRWWWEDKSKKECGLHR; this is encoded by the coding sequence ATGCAAAATCAATTTTTAGAAAGTTTGGATGGTCAGATTAATATTGAAGAAAGCTTGAAGAATCTTTCCACGCAAGTAAGCGGAAAGATTGTTTTTTCTACAAGCTTTGGAATAGAAGATCAGGTATTGTCACATATTATATTTCAAAATAAAATTGAAAATATTGAAGTATTTACTTTGGACACAGGTAGACTTTTCCCGCAAACTTATGCTGTTTGGGACAAAACGCTTTTACAATACAAAGCAACTATTAAAGCTTACTATCCAAACAACGAAAAAGTAGAAAATTATGTTAATGGAAACGGAATAAATGCATTTTATAATTCGGTTGAATTGCGAAAAGAATGTTGTTTTATCCGAAAAGTTGAACCATTGACCAGAGCTTTAAAAGATGTTTCTATCTGGATTACCGGTTTGAGAGCAGAACAATCAGACAACCGAAGTGACTTAAAAAAAATAGAATGGGACGAAGAACGGCAACTCTACAAATACAATCCATTATTAGATTGGACAACAGAAGAAGTCGTCAATTATCTTAAAAAACACGGAGTTCCTTATAATACACTCCACGATGAAAACTTTGTCAGTATTGGTTGTGCACCTTGCACCAGAGCTACACAACCGGGAGAAGATTTTAGAGCAGGACGATGGTGGTGGGAAGATAAATCAAAAAAAGAATGTGGATTACATCGATAA
- a CDS encoding UDP-N-acetylmuramoyl-tripeptide--D-alanyl-D-alanine ligase, translated as MTIQNIHDLFLKCSKVSIDTRKIEPNSFFVAIKGERFDANTFAKEALEKGASYVVIDNVDYYIDDRTILVNDSLETLQALAKFHRQFLNIPIIGLTGSNGKTTTKELINVVLSKKFNTKATVGNLNNHIGVPLTLLSFTAETKIGIVEMGANHQKEIEFLCEIAQPNYGYITNFGKAHLEGFGGVEGVIKGKSEMYAYLKANDKSVFVNLDDEIQNQKTVDFNRITFSQKDKSATVFIESVTANPFVKINTAGIEISSHLIGLYNANNINAAITIGNHFGVPESDIKDAIESYIPENNRSQLLTKGTNEIILDAYNANPSSMMVALENFIQLDKTNKCIIIGDMYELGEESLAEHKAIVNFLNQNGSFECHFVGKDFFANSIQKANFHFYNAFEDFTQYLSTVKLENKTLLIKGSRGMALERTLDYL; from the coding sequence ATGACCATTCAGAATATCCATGATTTATTTTTAAAGTGCAGCAAAGTCTCAATTGATACTAGGAAGATTGAGCCAAACTCTTTTTTTGTTGCTATTAAAGGCGAACGCTTTGATGCCAATACTTTTGCCAAAGAAGCATTAGAAAAAGGAGCAAGTTATGTAGTCATTGATAACGTCGACTATTATATTGATGACAGAACTATTTTGGTAAATGATAGTTTGGAAACACTTCAGGCCTTAGCCAAATTTCACAGACAATTTCTAAATATTCCCATTATTGGATTAACAGGAAGTAACGGAAAAACAACCACTAAAGAATTAATTAATGTGGTGCTTTCCAAAAAATTCAACACAAAAGCAACCGTTGGGAATTTAAACAATCACATTGGTGTTCCGCTAACGTTATTGTCATTCACTGCTGAAACAAAAATCGGAATTGTAGAAATGGGTGCCAATCACCAAAAAGAAATCGAATTTCTATGTGAAATTGCCCAGCCGAATTATGGTTATATTACCAATTTTGGGAAAGCACATCTTGAAGGTTTTGGTGGAGTAGAAGGCGTAATAAAAGGAAAAAGCGAAATGTATGCTTATCTCAAAGCAAACGACAAATCGGTATTTGTAAATCTTGATGACGAAATCCAAAATCAAAAGACCGTAGATTTTAACAGAATTACGTTTAGTCAAAAAGATAAAAGCGCTACTGTTTTTATAGAAAGCGTTACCGCCAATCCATTTGTTAAAATCAATACAGCAGGAATTGAAATAAGTTCTCATTTAATTGGGCTTTACAATGCTAATAATATCAATGCTGCGATTACTATAGGAAATCATTTCGGCGTTCCGGAAAGCGATATAAAGGATGCGATTGAAAGTTATATTCCTGAAAACAATCGTTCCCAACTTTTGACAAAAGGAACTAACGAAATCATATTAGATGCTTACAATGCGAATCCGAGTAGCATGATGGTGGCGTTGGAGAATTTTATTCAATTGGACAAGACGAATAAGTGTATCATCATTGGAGATATGTATGAGCTTGGAGAAGAAAGTCTGGCAGAGCATAAAGCTATAGTCAATTTTTTGAATCAAAATGGTTCTTTTGAATGTCACTTTGTTGGTAAAGACTTTTTTGCAAATAGTATTCAAAAAGCGAACTTCCATTTTTATAATGCATTCGAAGACTTTACTCAATATCTTTCAACAGTAAAATTGGAAAACAAAACACTTCTTATAAAAGGTTCCAGAGGAATGGCTTTAGAGCGTACGTTGGACTATTTATAA
- the epsC gene encoding serine O-acetyltransferase EpsC has product MSYTIYIKNQERAKSPIDKKQVENWVDELINWLFDINQEYSNYRFFQNKEKLIHIQLQDILAKVVEDTDEILVCSNYFFDQIEHLHYVLNNDLETIVNFDPSAKSKEEVLIAYPGFFAITAYRIANVFWKLNIPILPRIISEYVHSRTGIDMHPGAEIGENFFIDHGTGIVIGETTKIGNNVKIYQGVTLGALSVSKDNASVKRHPTLEDNVTIYANATILGGNTIIGANSVIGGNVWITQSIPQNSLVYHKSEIAIKKKSDFPEPLNYVI; this is encoded by the coding sequence ATGTCATACACTATCTACATAAAAAATCAAGAACGGGCTAAAAGTCCCATTGATAAAAAACAAGTCGAGAATTGGGTTGATGAACTAATCAATTGGTTATTCGATATTAATCAGGAGTATAGTAATTATAGATTTTTTCAAAATAAAGAAAAACTAATTCATATACAATTGCAGGACATCCTGGCGAAAGTAGTTGAAGATACAGATGAAATTCTGGTGTGTTCTAATTACTTTTTTGATCAAATTGAACATTTGCATTATGTTCTCAATAACGATTTAGAAACAATTGTCAATTTTGATCCATCTGCAAAATCAAAAGAAGAAGTACTCATTGCCTATCCTGGTTTTTTTGCTATTACAGCGTATAGGATTGCAAATGTTTTTTGGAAGTTGAACATACCAATTCTTCCAAGAATCATTTCGGAATATGTGCATAGCCGTACAGGAATAGACATGCATCCGGGTGCTGAAATAGGTGAAAATTTCTTTATCGACCACGGAACAGGAATAGTAATAGGGGAAACGACTAAAATTGGCAATAATGTAAAGATTTATCAAGGTGTAACCTTGGGTGCATTATCGGTTTCAAAAGACAACGCTTCTGTAAAACGACACCCAACTCTTGAAGACAATGTAACCATTTATGCTAATGCTACGATTCTTGGCGGAAATACCATAATTGGAGCAAATTCAGTAATAGGAGGTAATGTGTGGATAACACAATCGATACCTCAAAATTCATTGGTGTATCATAAAAGTGAAATCGCAATAAAAAAGAAAAGTGATTTCCCTGAGCCTTTAAATTATGTAATATAA
- the cysD gene encoding sulfate adenylyltransferase subunit CysD — MSNTNHYLEQLENEAIYILRETAAQFEKPALLFSGGKDSIVLVHLALKAFRPGKFPFPLVHIDTGHNFPEAIAFRDYLVNQIGEELIVASVEDSIKRHNLKETTGRFPSRNSLQTYALLEIIQENEFDACIGGARRDEEKARAKERIFSVRDDFGQWNPKLQRPELWDILNGKIQKGNNVRVFPISNWTELDVWNYIQKNNIELPNLYFAHERECIVHHDKLVATSKFIQPLEGDTVVVEKVRYRTVGDMTCTAAVLSNATTIQDIIDDIIITKISERGQTRLDDQLSEAAMEDRKKQGYF, encoded by the coding sequence ATGTCAAATACAAATCATTATTTAGAACAGTTAGAAAACGAAGCAATCTATATTCTTCGGGAAACCGCAGCTCAATTTGAAAAACCTGCTCTTTTGTTTTCCGGAGGAAAAGATTCAATTGTCTTAGTTCATTTAGCATTAAAAGCGTTTAGACCTGGCAAATTTCCATTCCCATTGGTACATATTGACACGGGTCATAATTTTCCTGAAGCTATTGCCTTTAGAGATTATTTGGTAAATCAAATCGGAGAAGAATTGATTGTGGCATCAGTTGAAGACAGTATTAAAAGGCACAATTTAAAAGAAACAACCGGTCGATTTCCATCAAGAAATTCACTTCAGACCTATGCTTTGTTAGAGATTATTCAGGAAAATGAGTTTGATGCCTGCATTGGTGGTGCTCGTAGAGATGAAGAAAAAGCAAGAGCAAAAGAACGAATATTTTCGGTTAGAGATGATTTTGGACAATGGAATCCAAAGCTGCAACGCCCTGAATTGTGGGATATTTTGAATGGAAAGATACAAAAGGGAAATAATGTTCGTGTTTTTCCAATAAGCAATTGGACTGAATTAGACGTTTGGAATTACATTCAAAAGAACAATATCGAGCTGCCAAACTTGTATTTCGCTCACGAAAGAGAATGCATAGTACATCATGATAAGTTAGTAGCAACCTCAAAGTTTATCCAACCATTAGAAGGAGATACTGTTGTTGTTGAAAAAGTTCGCTACCGAACCGTTGGCGATATGACTTGTACTGCTGCGGTTTTATCAAATGCCACCACCATTCAGGATATTATTGATGACATTATAATTACAAAAATTAGCGAAAGAGGACAAACCCGTTTAGACGATCAGCTTTCGGAAGCGGCAATGGAAGATAGAAAGAAACAAGGATATTTTTAA
- a CDS encoding diflavin oxidoreductase — protein sequence MLKIPISIIIKQYTKMLSETKLALLHQIIQNATAEEIIWTKGYLAGCLDRNLNGLSNSNQPLLTGVSVKPLIIYGTETGNSKKVAIQLLSNFKKHKIQAKAIDVFQFDVAKLDKENLILFVISTQGEGEFPQNAVAFYDYLKTTNINLNNLSYAVLGLGDTSYPLFCNAGVLLDEVLVEKGAKRLLPLVKADLDFADTVTAWENDLKSIFQNQVPVKTEIKTIVPKSNHKKNYTGQISHKIVLNDRESNKETYHIEITSNDEIEYEPGDALGIIPKNTAEDVAFILNYFETAAAKKIKIKEEKDSAENWLLGRNIRGLSKRIVDQIALLLETNTIEEKADLITVLKQNKKPEKAKIEALLEILLPVAPRLYSISSSSEAHDGQAHLTVNLNKFYKDDVEKTGFASQYLADYPLHTELEFYIHKNNNFRLPSDETDIIMIGPGTGIAPFRSFISQRDVTGAEGRNWLFFGEQHFVSDFYYQTEIQEWIGTGTLTKLDTAFSRDQKEKVYVQDRIREKANEFNNWLQNGASLYICGQKAPMSIDVEAAIIEVIANERNISNDAAKQVLEDLEAAGKYQKDVY from the coding sequence ATGCTAAAGATTCCTATTTCGATAATCATAAAACAATATACCAAGATGCTGTCTGAAACAAAATTAGCGTTGTTGCACCAAATTATCCAAAATGCAACAGCCGAAGAAATCATATGGACTAAAGGCTATTTAGCTGGTTGTTTAGATAGAAATTTAAACGGTTTATCTAATTCAAATCAACCATTGTTAACTGGTGTATCTGTTAAACCATTAATTATATATGGAACAGAAACCGGGAATTCCAAAAAAGTAGCCATTCAATTATTGTCAAATTTTAAGAAACATAAAATTCAGGCAAAAGCCATCGATGTATTTCAATTTGATGTGGCCAAATTAGATAAAGAAAATTTGATATTGTTTGTGATAAGTACACAAGGCGAGGGTGAATTTCCACAAAACGCTGTTGCTTTTTATGACTATTTGAAAACAACCAATATTAATTTAAACAATCTTTCCTATGCAGTTTTGGGATTAGGTGATACTTCCTATCCACTGTTTTGTAATGCAGGTGTTTTGTTGGATGAAGTTTTAGTTGAAAAAGGAGCGAAAAGATTACTGCCTTTAGTGAAAGCCGATTTGGATTTTGCCGATACTGTAACTGCATGGGAAAATGATTTGAAAAGCATATTTCAGAATCAAGTTCCTGTAAAAACAGAAATTAAGACTATAGTTCCAAAGTCGAATCACAAAAAGAATTATACCGGACAAATTAGTCACAAAATAGTTTTAAATGATAGAGAATCTAATAAAGAAACATATCATATCGAAATAACTTCAAATGATGAAATTGAATACGAACCAGGAGATGCTTTAGGAATTATTCCAAAAAACACAGCTGAGGATGTTGCATTTATTTTAAATTATTTTGAAACGGCTGCCGCCAAAAAAATAAAAATAAAAGAAGAAAAAGATAGTGCTGAGAATTGGTTATTAGGAAGAAATATACGTGGATTAAGCAAACGTATAGTAGATCAAATCGCACTATTACTGGAAACGAATACTATTGAAGAAAAAGCAGATTTAATTACCGTTTTGAAACAAAATAAAAAGCCGGAAAAGGCTAAAATAGAAGCGTTACTTGAGATTTTATTGCCCGTTGCACCACGTTTATACTCTATATCATCCTCTTCAGAGGCACACGACGGACAAGCTCATTTAACGGTAAATCTAAATAAGTTTTACAAAGATGATGTAGAAAAAACAGGTTTTGCATCACAGTATTTGGCCGATTATCCTTTGCATACAGAGCTGGAATTTTACATCCACAAAAACAATAATTTCCGATTGCCTTCAGACGAAACTGATATTATTATGATTGGTCCTGGAACCGGAATTGCACCATTCAGAAGTTTCATTTCTCAAAGAGATGTCACTGGTGCTGAAGGAAGAAATTGGTTGTTTTTTGGAGAACAACATTTTGTTTCCGATTTCTATTATCAAACCGAAATTCAGGAATGGATTGGAACCGGAACTCTAACAAAATTAGATACAGCATTTTCTCGTGATCAAAAAGAGAAAGTATATGTACAGGATAGAATTCGTGAAAAAGCGAATGAATTTAACAATTGGCTGCAAAATGGCGCCAGTCTTTACATCTGCGGACAAAAAGCCCCAATGAGTATTGATGTAGAAGCAGCAATTATAGAAGTTATTGCTAACGAAAGAAATATCTCTAACGATGCCGCAAAACAAGTTTTAGAAGATTTAGAAGCTGCAGGGAAATATCAAAAAGACGTATATTAA
- the cysK gene encoding cysteine synthase A, which yields MKANNILETIGNTPVVKINSLYGANKNVWIKLERSNPGNSIKDRIALSMIEDAEAKGLLNPDSVIVEPTSGNTGIGLALVAAVKGYKVILVMPESMSVERRKLMEIYGATFDLTPREKGMKGAIERAAELVAQTPNAWSPSQFNNPANVTVHKETTAQEILADFPNGLDYIITGVGTGGHISGVAEVVKAKFPNVKVIAVEPELSPVLSGGAPSPHPIQGIGAGFVPENYHGKFIDEVIQVSKDEAFEYTRRIAKQEGILVGISTGASLAAVAKKVASLPDEAVVLTFNYDTGERYLSIEGLF from the coding sequence ATGAAAGCAAACAACATTCTGGAAACCATTGGAAATACACCGGTAGTAAAAATTAACAGCCTTTACGGTGCCAATAAAAATGTATGGATTAAATTGGAAAGATCTAATCCGGGTAACAGCATCAAAGACAGAATTGCATTGTCAATGATTGAAGATGCGGAAGCAAAAGGGTTATTAAATCCGGATAGCGTAATTGTTGAACCTACTTCGGGAAATACAGGAATTGGTTTGGCATTGGTGGCAGCGGTAAAAGGCTATAAAGTGATTTTGGTAATGCCGGAATCCATGAGTGTGGAACGCCGAAAATTGATGGAAATCTACGGAGCAACATTCGATTTGACACCACGTGAAAAAGGAATGAAAGGCGCTATTGAAAGAGCTGCCGAATTAGTAGCCCAAACGCCAAATGCATGGTCGCCGTCTCAATTTAACAATCCAGCCAATGTTACGGTACACAAAGAAACTACAGCACAGGAAATTTTAGCCGATTTTCCTAACGGATTGGATTATATCATCACTGGTGTTGGGACTGGAGGGCATATTTCGGGTGTGGCTGAAGTAGTAAAAGCCAAATTTCCGAATGTAAAAGTGATTGCGGTTGAACCCGAATTATCTCCGGTATTAAGTGGAGGCGCACCTTCTCCACATCCTATTCAAGGAATTGGCGCTGGTTTTGTTCCGGAAAATTATCACGGAAAATTTATCGACGAGGTCATTCAGGTTTCAAAAGACGAAGCCTTTGAATACACCAGAAGAATTGCCAAACAAGAAGGAATATTAGTGGGGATTTCAACAGGTGCTTCTTTAGCTGCCGTAGCCAAAAAAGTAGCCTCTTTACCTGATGAGGCAGTTGTTTTAACCTTTAACTATGATACAGGCGAACGTTATCTTTCGATTGAAGGATTGTTCTAA
- the gldJ gene encoding gliding motility lipoprotein GldJ, producing the protein MKVNKIIAVKILLSLVIMVGSTSCSKKSSTPKGGSRATGWKINDKKGGFQYASKFKKQATGPGLVLVEGGTFTMGKVQDDVMHDWNNTPNQQHVMSFYMDETEVTNMMYMEYLNWLKTVFPPDQENYKNIYEGASPDTLVWRNRLGYNETMTENYLRHPAYAEYPVVGVNWIQATEFAKWRTDRVNENILEQQKYLKKDAKVTEMTADKVFSTEAYLASPSTAKGGDEKLVLKKGQGRGTAPKASAAPAAGANNTAGNSKKNVYAQRTSGLILPEYRLPTEAEWEYAAAADVGQREYNAYKGQKKYPWSGSYTRSGKRQVRGDQLANFKQGKGDYGGIAGWSDDGADITNKVKSYPPNDFGLYDMAGNVAEWVADVYRPIVDDEANDFNYYRGNVYMKNKIGDDGKVELVTPETQKFDTLSNGKIISRNFPGQIAQVPVDDKETYLRQNFDKSNNINYRDGDKQSTRYFKFGGSEEGDEKGKLRDDQRMYDSPKHNVSTDSLGNMVKKYDRSNKRTTLVNDDVRVYKGGSWRDRAYWLDPAQRRYYPQDIATDYIGFRCAMSRVGAKADKKKRARN; encoded by the coding sequence ATGAAAGTAAACAAAATTATAGCAGTAAAAATATTACTATCATTAGTGATAATGGTTGGTTCTACTAGTTGTAGTAAAAAAAGCAGTACTCCTAAAGGCGGGTCAAGGGCTACAGGTTGGAAGATCAACGATAAAAAAGGAGGTTTCCAATACGCTTCTAAATTTAAAAAGCAAGCAACTGGACCAGGTTTGGTTTTGGTTGAAGGTGGAACATTTACTATGGGTAAAGTTCAGGATGACGTAATGCATGATTGGAATAATACGCCGAATCAACAACACGTTATGTCTTTTTATATGGACGAAACTGAGGTAACCAACATGATGTATATGGAATACCTGAATTGGTTGAAAACAGTTTTCCCGCCAGATCAGGAAAATTACAAAAACATCTATGAAGGTGCTTCTCCGGATACATTAGTATGGAGAAACAGATTAGGATATAACGAAACCATGACAGAAAACTATTTGAGACATCCGGCTTATGCTGAATATCCTGTAGTTGGTGTTAACTGGATTCAGGCGACTGAATTTGCTAAATGGAGAACGGATCGTGTGAACGAAAATATCCTTGAACAACAAAAGTATTTGAAGAAAGACGCTAAAGTTACTGAGATGACTGCTGATAAAGTTTTCAGTACTGAGGCATATCTTGCTTCGCCATCTACTGCAAAAGGCGGAGACGAAAAGCTTGTTTTGAAAAAAGGTCAAGGTAGAGGAACTGCTCCAAAAGCTAGTGCTGCCCCTGCAGCTGGCGCTAACAATACTGCCGGAAACAGCAAAAAGAATGTTTATGCACAAAGAACTTCGGGTTTGATTTTACCTGAATATAGACTACCAACAGAAGCTGAGTGGGAATATGCTGCTGCGGCTGATGTAGGACAAAGAGAATACAATGCTTATAAAGGGCAAAAGAAATATCCTTGGTCTGGAAGTTACACACGTTCAGGAAAAAGACAAGTTAGAGGTGATCAATTGGCTAACTTTAAACAAGGAAAAGGAGATTACGGTGGAATCGCAGGATGGTCTGATGACGGTGCCGATATCACGAACAAAGTTAAATCATATCCTCCAAATGACTTTGGATTGTATGATATGGCAGGAAACGTAGCCGAATGGGTTGCTGATGTTTACAGACCTATAGTTGATGATGAAGCAAACGACTTCAACTACTACAGAGGAAACGTTTACATGAAGAATAAAATTGGTGATGACGGAAAAGTTGAATTAGTAACTCCGGAAACTCAAAAATTCGATACGTTGTCAAATGGTAAGATTATATCAAGAAACTTCCCAGGTCAAATTGCTCAAGTACCAGTTGATGATAAAGAAACTTATTTGAGACAAAATTTTGATAAATCAAATAACATAAACTATCGTGATGGTGATAAACAATCTACGAGATATTTCAAATTTGGTGGTTCAGAAGAAGGTGATGAAAAAGGGAAATTGAGAGACGATCAAAGAATGTATGATTCTCCAAAACATAATGTGTCTACAGATAGTTTAGGAAATATGGTTAAAAAATATGACCGTTCTAATAAACGTACTACTTTAGTTAATGATGATGTTAGAGTTTACAAAGGTGGTTCTTGGAGAGACAGAGCTTATTGGTTAGATCCGGCACAAAGAAGATATTATCCACAGGATATCGCTACAGACTACATCGGATTCAGATGTGCTATGTCTAGAGTTGGTGCTAAAGCTGACAAAAAGAAAAGAGCAAGAAACTAG